One segment of Variovorax sp. PAMC28562 DNA contains the following:
- the rnhA gene encoding ribonuclease HI, translated as MDEVVIYTDGACKGNPGPGGWGAWLKSGLTEKELFGGELATTNNRMELTAVIEGLTALKRPCKVVLYLDSQYVRMGIMEWVHGWKRKGWRTASGQPVKNVELWQRLDKLVQEGEHQIEWRWVKGHSGDPGNERADMLANKGVERALGRL; from the coding sequence TTGGACGAAGTCGTGATCTACACCGACGGGGCTTGCAAGGGCAACCCGGGTCCGGGTGGGTGGGGTGCCTGGCTCAAGTCGGGTCTCACCGAAAAAGAGTTGTTCGGCGGCGAACTCGCCACCACCAACAACCGCATGGAGCTGACGGCCGTCATCGAAGGCCTCACTGCCCTCAAGCGACCATGCAAGGTGGTGCTGTACCTCGACAGCCAGTACGTGCGCATGGGCATCATGGAGTGGGTGCACGGCTGGAAACGGAAGGGCTGGCGCACCGCGAGCGGTCAGCCGGTGAAGAACGTCGAGCTATGGCAGCGGCTCGACAAGCTGGTGCAGGAAGGCGAGCATCAGATCGAATGGCGCTGGGTCAAGGGCCACTCGGGTGACCCGGGCAACGAGCGCGCCGACATGCTGGCGAACAAGGGCGTCGAGCGGGCGCTGGGGCGGCTTTAG
- the mobA gene encoding molybdenum cofactor guanylyltransferase MobA, translating into MTAISLADVTGLVLAGGRGSRMGGVDKGLQKFNRVPLGACAASRLALQVGRVVINANRNLPTYETFGFPVWPDHEPADYAGPLAGFLTGLARCETDYLLTVPCDTPLFPHNLARRLADAMVDADADITMAMAAGHSESDEGTPKLRPQPVFCLLRARPQINSRTDRTDALADLRDSLQRFMQRDGRKVGAWTAQHRTVLVPFDRPGDAPDAFLNANTLDELQAMQAR; encoded by the coding sequence ATGACCGCAATCTCCCTCGCCGACGTCACCGGGCTGGTACTAGCGGGCGGACGTGGTTCGCGCATGGGGGGCGTCGACAAGGGGTTGCAGAAGTTCAATCGGGTTCCGCTCGGTGCATGCGCGGCATCGCGCCTTGCGCTGCAGGTCGGGCGCGTTGTCATCAATGCCAATCGCAACCTGCCGACCTATGAAACGTTCGGATTTCCGGTATGGCCGGATCATGAACCGGCCGACTACGCCGGGCCGTTGGCGGGCTTTCTGACCGGCCTGGCGCGCTGCGAAACCGACTATCTGCTGACCGTGCCTTGCGATACGCCGCTCTTCCCGCACAATCTGGCGCGTCGCCTGGCCGACGCGATGGTCGATGCAGACGCCGACATCACCATGGCGATGGCAGCAGGACATTCAGAGTCGGATGAGGGCACCCCGAAGCTTCGGCCTCAGCCCGTGTTCTGCCTTCTGCGTGCAAGGCCGCAGATCAATTCGCGCACCGATCGCACCGATGCCCTTGCAGATTTGCGCGACAGCCTGCAGCGCTTCATGCAGCGAGATGGGCGCAAAGTCGGCGCATGGACGGCCCAGCACCGCACGGTGCTCGTGCCCTTCGATCGCCCCGGCGACGCGCCCGACGCCTTCCTTAACGCGAACACGCTGGACGAGTTGCAAGCAATGCAAGCGCGATGA
- a CDS encoding ABC transporter substrate-binding protein, producing MLNRRLFTSAGALAAATIAVPRLHAQPKLEKTKVSIAVGGKAAFYYLPLTISEQLGYFKAEGLDVEISDFAGGARALQAVVGGSADVCSGAFEHTINLQAKNQAFQCFVLQGRAPQIAVGVSTKAMPNYKTLADLKGKKIGVSAPGSSTNMVANLVLSRGGLKATDVSYIGVGVAAGALTALRSGQIDAISNTDPVMTMLEQKGDVKIISDTRTLKGTQDVFGGMMPAACLYASMEYIQKNPNTCQALANAIVHGLKWLQTAGPGDIIKTVPEAYLLGDRALYLASFDKVRESIAIDGIVPADGPKTALTAIASFDTSVKADKIDIAKLYTNEFAKRAKDRFKA from the coding sequence ATGCTCAATCGCCGTCTCTTCACTTCTGCAGGCGCGTTGGCCGCTGCGACCATTGCAGTGCCCCGACTGCACGCCCAACCCAAACTCGAAAAAACGAAGGTGTCGATTGCCGTCGGAGGCAAGGCTGCGTTCTATTACCTGCCGCTCACCATCTCCGAGCAGCTCGGCTACTTCAAGGCAGAGGGCCTCGACGTCGAGATCTCCGACTTCGCAGGTGGCGCACGCGCGCTGCAGGCAGTCGTCGGCGGCTCTGCCGATGTCTGCTCCGGCGCATTCGAGCACACCATCAACCTGCAGGCAAAGAACCAGGCCTTTCAGTGCTTCGTGCTGCAGGGCCGCGCGCCGCAGATTGCCGTTGGCGTGTCGACCAAGGCGATGCCCAACTACAAAACGCTGGCCGACCTGAAGGGCAAGAAGATCGGAGTCTCTGCGCCCGGCTCGTCGACCAATATGGTCGCCAACCTCGTGCTGTCGCGCGGCGGCCTGAAGGCGACCGACGTGAGCTACATCGGCGTCGGCGTCGCGGCTGGCGCGCTCACTGCGCTGCGCTCGGGCCAGATCGACGCGATCAGCAACACCGATCCGGTGATGACCATGCTCGAGCAAAAGGGCGACGTGAAGATCATCAGCGACACGCGAACCCTCAAGGGTACGCAGGACGTGTTCGGCGGGATGATGCCCGCGGCGTGTCTCTATGCATCGATGGAGTACATCCAAAAGAATCCGAACACCTGCCAGGCGCTTGCCAATGCGATCGTCCATGGCCTCAAGTGGCTGCAGACCGCCGGGCCGGGAGACATCATCAAGACCGTGCCGGAGGCCTATCTGCTGGGTGACCGCGCGCTGTATCTCGCGTCGTTCGACAAGGTCCGCGAATCGATCGCGATCGACGGCATCGTGCCAGCCGATGGACCCAAGACTGCACTCACCGCCATCGCCAGTTTCGACACCAGCGTCAAGGCCGACAAGATCGACATCGCCAAGCTGTACACGAACGAATTTGCCAAGCGCGCGAAGGACAGGTTCAAAGCCTGA
- a CDS encoding ABC transporter ATP-binding protein, giving the protein MSEYALELLDISCTFRSKDDPGQRYTAVADTTLRIKAGEFVSVVGPTGCGKSTLLNVGAGLLTPSSGVIKVFGEPLVGINKRAGYMFQSEALMPWRSTLDNVMVGLQYRGVPDAEARSQGNAWLARVGLSGFGDRYPHQLSGGMRKRAALAQTLALDPDIILMDEPFSALDVQTRQLMENEVLALWAAKKKAVLFITHDLDEAIAMSDRVVVLSAGPATHPIGEFNIDLARPRDVAEVRTHPRFVELHTQIWNVLRDEVLKGYAQQLKKAA; this is encoded by the coding sequence ATGTCCGAATACGCTCTCGAACTTCTCGACATCTCCTGCACCTTCAGATCGAAGGACGATCCGGGCCAACGCTACACCGCGGTGGCCGACACCACGCTGCGCATCAAGGCCGGCGAATTCGTCTCCGTCGTCGGGCCGACCGGCTGCGGCAAATCGACATTGCTCAACGTCGGCGCCGGGTTGTTGACGCCGTCTTCGGGCGTCATCAAGGTGTTCGGCGAGCCGCTGGTCGGCATCAACAAGCGCGCCGGCTACATGTTCCAGAGCGAAGCGTTGATGCCCTGGCGCAGCACGCTCGACAACGTGATGGTCGGCCTGCAGTACCGCGGCGTGCCCGATGCAGAAGCCAGGTCGCAGGGCAATGCATGGCTTGCTCGCGTCGGTCTCTCGGGCTTTGGAGACCGCTATCCCCACCAGTTGTCCGGCGGCATGCGAAAGCGTGCTGCGCTGGCGCAAACGCTGGCGCTCGACCCCGACATCATCCTGATGGACGAACCCTTCAGCGCGCTCGACGTGCAGACGCGACAGCTGATGGAAAACGAAGTGCTTGCCCTGTGGGCGGCCAAGAAGAAGGCGGTGCTCTTCATCACGCACGACCTGGACGAAGCCATCGCGATGAGCGACCGTGTCGTGGTGCTGTCTGCCGGACCGGCCACACACCCGATCGGCGAGTTCAACATCGACCTGGCGCGGCCGCGTGACGTGGCCGAGGTGCGCACGCACCCGCGCTTCGTCGAGCTGCACACGCAGATATGGAACGTGCTGCGCGACGAGGTGCTCAAGGGCTACGCTCAACAGCTGAAGAAGGCGGCGTGA
- a CDS encoding ABC transporter permease — protein sequence MTLKPNERNARFWQLTLLVVILVAWHVASRNQQFAFFLGEPIQVAGRIWSWFMPFSVPANPLFPDGLKGNADIYLHLGTTLIETVLAFFIGTALGLACGLWLALAPTASLILDPYIKAANSMPRVILAPIFSLWLGLGIWSKVALAVTLVFFIVFFNVYQGVREVSPVILANARMLGANQRQLLRTVYLPSATSWVFSSLHTSVGLAFVGAVVGEYLGSARGVGYLILQAEGTFDVNTVFAGIVVLTAFALVLDGIVGLVEKRLMKWQPRSGETEKL from the coding sequence ATGACCTTGAAGCCGAACGAACGCAACGCGCGCTTCTGGCAGCTAACCCTGCTGGTCGTCATTCTCGTGGCGTGGCATGTGGCCTCGCGCAATCAGCAGTTCGCCTTCTTCCTCGGCGAACCGATTCAGGTGGCAGGGCGCATCTGGAGCTGGTTCATGCCGTTCAGCGTGCCGGCGAACCCGCTCTTTCCCGATGGCCTGAAAGGCAACGCCGACATCTACCTGCACCTCGGCACCACGTTGATCGAAACCGTGTTGGCCTTTTTCATCGGCACCGCACTTGGCCTGGCGTGTGGACTGTGGCTCGCGCTGGCACCCACCGCCAGCCTCATCCTCGACCCGTACATCAAGGCCGCGAACTCGATGCCACGCGTGATCCTCGCACCGATCTTTTCGCTGTGGCTGGGCCTGGGGATCTGGAGCAAGGTCGCTCTGGCGGTCACGCTGGTGTTCTTCATCGTGTTCTTCAACGTGTACCAGGGTGTGCGCGAAGTGAGTCCGGTGATCCTGGCCAACGCTCGGATGCTTGGCGCCAACCAGCGGCAGTTGCTGCGCACCGTCTACCTGCCGAGCGCAACCAGCTGGGTGTTTTCCAGTTTGCACACCTCGGTGGGCCTGGCCTTCGTCGGCGCGGTGGTGGGCGAGTATCTAGGGTCGGCGCGTGGCGTCGGCTACTTGATCTTGCAGGCTGAAGGTACCTTCGACGTCAACACCGTCTTCGCCGGCATCGTCGTGCTCACTGCATTCGCACTGGTGCTCGACGGCATCGTCGGTCTGGTCGAGAAGCGTCTGATGAAGTGGCAACCCAGGAGTGGTGAGACCGAGAAGCTCTGA
- a CDS encoding class I SAM-dependent methyltransferase — protein sequence MSGQIIDLHKWFETPPGRYLLAWEQAQFDHAVADIFGYHALQLGVPEIEGLRTNRMPHRWLAVADPAQANLRPRLRGSLITDFAALPFSANSLDLVVLPHALELSADPHATLREVERVLVPEGRVVICGLNPSSLWGMRQRRAHLYRHLGFGQLFLPEAGEFIGFRRMRDWLRLLSFEVESGRFGAYRPAVNSETWLERCRWMDTAGERWWPIFGAVYFLVAVKRVRGMRLLSADWRRASARATAPVPIAGKVHRSPSSENERSI from the coding sequence ATGAGCGGTCAAATTATAGATTTGCACAAGTGGTTCGAGACCCCTCCGGGCCGCTATCTGCTGGCATGGGAGCAGGCGCAGTTCGACCACGCGGTAGCCGACATCTTCGGCTATCACGCTTTGCAGCTCGGCGTGCCCGAAATCGAAGGCCTTCGCACCAACCGCATGCCGCACCGCTGGCTGGCGGTGGCCGACCCTGCACAGGCCAATTTGCGCCCGCGCCTGCGGGGTTCGCTCATCACCGATTTCGCGGCGTTGCCGTTCTCGGCCAACAGCCTCGACCTGGTCGTGCTACCGCACGCGCTGGAGCTCAGTGCAGATCCGCATGCGACTCTGCGCGAGGTCGAAAGGGTGCTGGTGCCCGAAGGCCGCGTGGTCATTTGTGGGCTGAATCCATCGAGCCTCTGGGGCATGCGGCAGCGGCGTGCGCACCTGTACCGGCACCTCGGCTTCGGCCAGTTGTTTTTGCCGGAGGCCGGTGAGTTCATCGGCTTCAGGCGCATGCGTGACTGGTTGCGGTTGCTGAGTTTCGAAGTCGAGTCGGGGCGATTCGGCGCCTACCGCCCGGCCGTCAACAGCGAGACCTGGCTCGAACGTTGCCGCTGGATGGACACGGCCGGCGAGCGCTGGTGGCCCATCTTCGGCGCAGTTTATTTTTTGGTCGCGGTCAAGCGCGTGCGTGGCATGCGGCTGCTCAGCGCCGACTGGCGTCGCGCCTCGGCACGCGCTACGGCGCCGGTGCCCATTGCAGGCAAGGTGCACCGGTCGCCTTCCTCAGAAAACGAAAGAAGCATTTGA
- the moaA gene encoding GTP 3',8-cyclase MoaA — MNARVIPLVDERSSLRTPSVGNVVSDAVVAATGHLVDRLGRPLTDLRISVTDRCNFRCSYCMPKDVFDKNYDYLPHSALLSFEEITRLARLFALHGVRKIRLTGGEPLLRKNIDVLISQLATIRWNDGTPEGAPLDLTLTTNASLLARKAAALKAAGLQRVTVSLDGLDDAVFRRMNDVDFPVADVLAGIDAAVAAGLGPIKINMVVKRGTNDQEILPMARYFRDHYGGRVVLRFIEYMDVGATNGWRMDEVMPSSDVVARIAAEFPLAPLDASTPGETAQRWAYADGRGEIGVISSVTQAFCSDCSRARLSTEGQLYLCLFAHSGHDLRPLLRGDASDEQIVSHIGNIWQGRADRYSELRALRAAGDAGSDDDGDSAATPRRVEMSYIGG; from the coding sequence ATGAACGCACGCGTGATCCCTCTTGTCGACGAGCGCAGCAGCTTGCGGACGCCTTCGGTTGGCAATGTCGTGAGCGACGCAGTGGTTGCGGCCACTGGGCATCTGGTCGACCGGCTCGGCCGTCCGCTCACCGACTTGCGCATCAGCGTGACCGACCGCTGCAACTTCCGTTGCAGCTACTGCATGCCGAAGGACGTGTTCGACAAAAACTACGACTACCTGCCACACAGTGCACTCTTGAGCTTCGAAGAGATCACGAGACTGGCGCGGCTGTTCGCGCTGCACGGCGTGCGCAAGATCCGGCTGACCGGTGGCGAGCCATTGCTGCGGAAGAACATCGATGTGCTGATTTCACAACTCGCGACGATCCGATGGAACGACGGCACGCCCGAAGGTGCGCCGCTCGACCTCACGCTCACCACCAACGCGTCGTTGCTGGCGCGCAAGGCTGCGGCGCTCAAGGCGGCTGGCCTGCAGCGCGTGACCGTTAGTCTCGACGGCCTCGACGACGCCGTGTTCCGCCGCATGAACGACGTCGACTTTCCGGTAGCCGATGTGCTGGCCGGCATCGATGCGGCGGTGGCCGCCGGGCTCGGCCCCATCAAGATCAACATGGTCGTGAAGCGCGGCACCAACGATCAGGAAATCCTGCCGATGGCGCGCTACTTTCGCGATCACTACGGCGGCCGCGTGGTGCTTCGCTTTATCGAGTACATGGACGTCGGCGCGACAAACGGCTGGCGCATGGACGAAGTCATGCCATCGTCGGACGTGGTCGCACGCATCGCCGCCGAGTTCCCCTTGGCGCCTCTCGACGCGAGCACGCCGGGCGAGACCGCACAGCGCTGGGCCTATGCCGACGGGCGAGGCGAAATCGGCGTGATCAGCAGCGTGACTCAGGCTTTCTGCAGCGACTGCAGCCGCGCGCGCCTGTCGACCGAAGGGCAGCTCTATCTCTGCCTCTTCGCGCACAGCGGACATGATTTGAGGCCGCTGTTGCGCGGTGACGCGAGCGACGAACAGATCGTCTCGCACATCGGCAACATCTGGCAGGGGCGTGCGGATCGGTACTCGGAATTGCGGGCGCTTCGTGCAGCCGGGGATGCGGGCTCGGACGACGACGGCGACTCGGCGGCCACGCCGCGCCGTGTCGAGATGAGCTATATCGGCGGATGA
- the glp gene encoding gephyrin-like molybdotransferase Glp: protein MTRIADIAASLAAPAAASVADSAVDTAHGHDAASLSVASALAFLERLTEQAAVPQAERIALRDALGRVLSEDIVSPVSVPPHDNSAMDGYAFGGALLSDAAEGSLTLRVVGTALAGAPWHGPLAATDAVRIMTGAVMPTGLDTVVPQEFCRIEGDRITFPANALRRGDNRRFAGEDLMQGQPALTHGVRLSPAALGLVASLGLPMVPVVRRLRVAYFSTGDEILSLGEAPREGAVYDSNRYTLFGLLTRLGCEVIDLGLVRDDPIALADTLQRAAREADAIITSGGVSMGAADHTRAVMERHGDVAFWNVAMRPGRPLAVGLIPRRLGDNDATPALLFGLPGNPVAAMVTFLVLVRPALLRMMGCRGAASAPLPLLRARSAGPIRKKPGRTEYQRGFVQPKPGALPEVRIAGNQGSGILSSMVEANGLVVLHHEQGNVAAGDEVDVMMFDGLI from the coding sequence ATGACCCGCATTGCCGACATCGCCGCGTCGCTTGCAGCGCCAGCCGCCGCTTCGGTCGCTGATTCGGCTGTCGATACAGCCCACGGCCATGACGCAGCCTCCCTGAGCGTTGCAAGCGCACTGGCGTTTCTTGAGCGACTGACAGAGCAGGCCGCCGTCCCGCAAGCAGAACGCATCGCGTTACGCGATGCACTGGGTCGCGTGCTGTCTGAAGATATCGTCTCGCCCGTCAGCGTGCCGCCGCACGATAACTCCGCCATGGACGGCTATGCATTCGGTGGCGCACTTCTGTCGGACGCTGCGGAAGGTTCGTTGACCCTTCGCGTGGTGGGAACCGCATTGGCAGGCGCACCGTGGCACGGACCGCTGGCAGCCACCGACGCGGTTCGCATCATGACCGGCGCTGTCATGCCCACAGGACTCGATACCGTGGTTCCGCAAGAGTTTTGTCGGATCGAAGGCGACCGGATCACCTTCCCCGCGAATGCTTTGCGCCGTGGCGATAACCGCCGTTTTGCAGGTGAAGACCTGATGCAAGGCCAGCCCGCTTTGACGCACGGAGTGCGGCTGTCGCCAGCCGCACTCGGCTTGGTCGCGAGCCTCGGGCTACCGATGGTGCCGGTGGTGCGCCGATTGCGCGTCGCCTACTTTTCGACCGGGGACGAGATCCTGAGTCTCGGCGAAGCGCCGCGCGAAGGCGCGGTGTACGACAGCAATCGCTACACGCTGTTCGGCTTGCTGACCCGCCTCGGCTGCGAGGTGATCGACCTCGGCCTGGTGCGCGACGACCCGATTGCGCTCGCCGACACGCTGCAAAGGGCCGCACGCGAAGCCGACGCCATCATCACCAGCGGCGGCGTGAGCATGGGCGCGGCCGACCATACGCGTGCGGTGATGGAACGACACGGCGACGTCGCGTTCTGGAATGTCGCCATGCGACCCGGCCGACCGCTCGCCGTCGGCCTGATTCCACGACGACTCGGCGACAACGACGCCACGCCCGCATTGCTGTTCGGATTGCCCGGCAACCCGGTCGCGGCGATGGTGACCTTTCTCGTTCTGGTTCGCCCTGCCTTGCTGCGGATGATGGGTTGCCGAGGCGCGGCGAGTGCACCGCTGCCCCTGCTGCGAGCGCGCAGCGCCGGCCCGATCCGCAAGAAGCCGGGTCGTACCGAATACCAGCGCGGCTTTGTCCAGCCGAAACCGGGCGCCTTGCCAGAAGTGCGCATCGCCGGCAACCAGGGCTCGGGCATCTTGAGTTCCATGGTCGAAGCCAACGGGTTGGTCGTGTTGCACCACGAGCAAGGCAATGTCGCCGCCGGTGACGAAGTCGACGTGATGATGTTCGACGGCCTGATCTAG
- the recR gene encoding recombination mediator RecR — protein MADSSSLDALVDALRRLPGVGVKSASRMAFHLLQHDREGTQMLARALQQAATQVRHCDRCNTFTEAGICSVCLDARRDATKLCVVETPADQAALERTGAFRGYYFVLMGKLSPLDGIGPKDIGLQKLFDRALDGTVSEVILATNFTAEGEATAHVIGEALKQRGLRVTRLARGVPAGSELEYVDLGTIAHALVDRR, from the coding sequence GTGGCTGATTCCAGCTCGCTCGACGCCCTGGTCGATGCGCTGCGCCGCTTGCCGGGCGTCGGCGTCAAGTCGGCTTCGCGCATGGCGTTTCATTTGCTGCAGCACGATCGCGAGGGCACGCAGATGCTTGCGCGCGCCCTGCAGCAGGCGGCTACGCAAGTGCGGCACTGCGATCGTTGCAACACCTTCACCGAGGCTGGCATCTGCAGCGTCTGTCTGGATGCGCGTCGCGATGCCACCAAGCTGTGCGTGGTCGAAACACCGGCCGACCAGGCTGCGCTGGAGCGCACGGGCGCTTTCCGTGGTTATTACTTCGTGCTGATGGGCAAGCTCAGTCCGCTCGATGGCATCGGTCCCAAAGACATCGGCTTGCAAAAGCTGTTCGATCGCGCGCTCGACGGTACGGTGAGCGAGGTGATCCTCGCGACCAACTTCACGGCAGAAGGCGAGGCCACAGCGCACGTCATCGGTGAGGCGTTGAAGCAACGCGGCCTGCGCGTGACGCGGCTGGCGCGCGGCGTGCCGGCAGGCAGCGAGCTGGAATACGTCGATCTCGGCACCATCGCACACGCACTGGTCGACCGGCGCTAG
- the gloB gene encoding hydroxyacylglutathione hydrolase: MNLVPLPAFTDNYIWMLHDGRNAIVVDPGQAKPVFDALKRDNLQLAAILVTHHHADHTGGVAELHVATGAKVFGPARENIPEPFTPLQQGDHAEALGLDFEVIDIPGHTAGHIAFFLPAQESAGHEAAPLLFCGDTLFSGGCGRLFEGTPAQMLSSLDALSALPDATRVCCGHEYTLANLRFAQAVEPANTELTQYNAQCEALRALGQPTLPSQLAIERRINPFLRSREATVLRAVRAHAELPANAVEADVFAALRQWKNDFR; this comes from the coding sequence ATGAACCTCGTTCCGCTACCCGCTTTTACCGACAACTACATCTGGATGCTGCACGACGGGCGCAACGCGATCGTGGTGGATCCGGGCCAGGCCAAACCGGTTTTCGACGCACTGAAGCGCGACAACCTGCAACTCGCCGCGATTCTAGTCACGCACCATCACGCCGATCACACTGGCGGCGTGGCCGAGCTGCACGTGGCCACCGGCGCCAAGGTCTTCGGCCCGGCGCGCGAGAACATTCCCGAGCCGTTCACCCCACTGCAGCAAGGCGATCATGCAGAAGCGCTCGGTCTGGATTTCGAAGTAATCGATATCCCCGGCCACACCGCGGGCCACATTGCCTTTTTTCTGCCGGCACAGGAATCTGCGGGCCACGAGGCAGCGCCGCTGCTGTTTTGCGGCGACACGCTTTTTTCTGGCGGCTGTGGTCGCCTGTTCGAAGGCACGCCGGCGCAGATGCTGTCTTCGCTCGATGCGCTGAGCGCTTTGCCCGACGCAACACGCGTGTGCTGCGGCCACGAGTACACACTTGCTAACCTCCGCTTTGCCCAGGCGGTGGAACCAGCGAACACCGAACTGACTCAGTACAACGCGCAGTGCGAAGCATTGCGTGCACTCGGGCAACCGACGCTGCCTTCGCAACTCGCGATCGAGCGCCGGATCAACCCCTTTCTTCGCAGCCGCGAAGCCACTGTCCTTCGAGCGGTGCGCGCGCATGCCGAGCTTCCTGCCAACGCGGTCGAAGCCGACGTGTTCGCCGCACTGCGCCAATGGAAAAACGACTTCCGATGA
- a CDS encoding transglycosylase SLT domain-containing protein → MKFLIAACVAGALLLAGCATPTSPSSSTDTGSTSGGTRGAAATYPGGPLKPITAGKATSLNVMPLAPPTDMWDRIRRGFKMPNLDNEAVHDREQWYATRPDYIQRMTERSNKYIFHVVEELERRDMPTEIALLPFIESAFNPQAVSSARAAGMWQFMPATGTDYDLKQNVFRDDRRDVLASTRAALDYLQKLYGMFGDWQLALAAYNWGEGSVGRAIAKNQKLGLPTTYSDLQMPAETRMYVPKLQAVKNIVANPQAFNSELPLIANHPYFQSVTLTRDLDVNLAAKLADTRIEDFRALNPAAHKPVLLAAGTPQILLPWDNAAVFQRNFEAYTQGQYASWTAWTVPTTMTVADAAQRAGMSEVDLRSINAIPPRMLIKTGSTLIVPRSAKVLEDVAAVVADTGQLSFQPEIVTRKTTVKAGRNDSVASIAQRYRLSSANVADWNDVKPNHAFPRGYQVVVYLPIQAARAAHVGTGNAQLIHAGRHDRAAKSQRAPQTASAPRGQSRVQAVSQRVPAPVAKGTSGKPKIDKVPASSKTVVREKRGGEPVKKKR, encoded by the coding sequence ATGAAATTTCTCATTGCTGCCTGCGTCGCAGGCGCCTTGCTGCTCGCGGGCTGCGCAACGCCCACATCGCCTTCTTCCTCCACGGATACCGGCTCGACTTCCGGCGGCACCAGAGGCGCTGCAGCCACCTATCCCGGTGGCCCGCTGAAACCGATCACGGCAGGCAAAGCCACATCGCTGAACGTCATGCCGCTCGCGCCGCCGACCGACATGTGGGACCGCATTCGCCGCGGCTTCAAGATGCCGAATCTCGACAACGAGGCCGTGCACGACCGCGAGCAGTGGTATGCCACGCGGCCCGACTACATCCAGCGCATGACCGAGCGCTCGAACAAGTACATCTTTCACGTCGTCGAAGAACTCGAGCGTCGCGACATGCCGACCGAGATCGCCCTGCTGCCCTTCATCGAAAGCGCCTTCAACCCGCAAGCCGTGTCGAGCGCCCGCGCAGCCGGCATGTGGCAGTTCATGCCTGCGACGGGCACTGACTACGATCTGAAGCAGAACGTGTTTCGCGACGACCGGCGCGATGTGCTGGCATCGACCCGCGCCGCGCTCGACTACCTGCAAAAGCTCTACGGCATGTTCGGCGACTGGCAGCTGGCGCTCGCCGCCTACAACTGGGGCGAAGGCAGCGTCGGCCGTGCCATCGCAAAGAACCAGAAGCTGGGCTTGCCGACGACCTACAGCGACCTGCAAATGCCGGCTGAGACGCGCATGTACGTGCCCAAGCTGCAGGCAGTGAAGAACATCGTCGCCAATCCGCAGGCTTTCAACTCCGAGCTGCCGCTGATTGCCAACCACCCGTACTTCCAGTCGGTGACGCTCACGCGAGACCTCGACGTGAACCTCGCCGCCAAGCTGGCCGACACGCGCATCGAAGACTTTCGCGCACTGAACCCGGCCGCGCACAAGCCGGTGTTGCTGGCCGCCGGCACGCCACAGATCCTTTTGCCCTGGGACAACGCGGCCGTATTCCAGCGCAACTTCGAGGCTTACACGCAAGGTCAATATGCGAGCTGGACCGCATGGACCGTGCCCACGACCATGACGGTGGCCGACGCCGCCCAACGCGCCGGCATGAGCGAAGTCGACCTTCGATCGATCAACGCGATACCTCCGCGCATGCTCATCAAGACCGGCTCGACGTTGATCGTTCCGCGTTCGGCAAAGGTGCTCGAAGACGTGGCGGCCGTCGTTGCCGACACCGGCCAGCTTAGCTTTCAACCTGAGATCGTCACCCGCAAGACCACCGTCAAGGCCGGCCGCAACGACAGCGTCGCAAGCATTGCGCAGCGTTACCGGTTGAGCTCCGCGAACGTGGCTGACTGGAACGACGTCAAGCCCAACCATGCGTTTCCGCGCGGCTATCAGGTGGTCGTGTATTTGCCGATTCAGGCGGCACGGGCAGCGCACGTCGGCACCGGCAACGCACAGTTGATTCATGCTGGACGCCACGATCGCGCGGCGAAGTCACAGCGCGCTCCGCAAACTGCATCCGCGCCACGCGGTCAGTCGCGCGTGCAGGCCGTGAGCCAGCGTGTGCCGGCGCCGGTTGCCAAGGGCACTTCCGGCAAGCCGAAAATCGACAAGGTTCCGGCGAGCAGCAAGACCGTGGTGCGCGAGAAGCGCGGCGGCGAGCCGGTCAAGAAGAAGCGCTGA